ATTTAGACTGCCAGCTAAGTGTCGACTTGGATAATAGGAGGATAGCGCCCACCAGCAGGAGTGAAGTCCTTCAGTATAGCATCAATCTGGCCCAGCTCCTCATCCGACACCTCCACAAGCCTACTATTCTCCAGAACACGTTCAGCCGTCGACGCCCCAGGAATGGGGATAATCGTCGTTCCCAGCCGCCGCGCCAACGCAATAGTCCAATTAATCGCAAGCTGCGCAGGCGTGCATCCCTTTCTGGCCGCAATCTCCTTAAGCATATCCACAAGCCGTATATTCTCCTCAAAGTTCCCCCGCTGGAAACGCGGAAACCCaaactgcagcagcagcgagtCCTCCGCCAGATCTGAATACCGCTTCAGCTTCCCCGTCAACATCCCCCGGCCCATAGGCGAGTATGCGACAATCGGAATCCCATACTGCGCACAAGCACCCGCAACGCCATTATCCAGTATATCACGCGTAAACAAGGAAAGCTCCGCCTCAACAGCTACAATCTTCGTATACTTGACCGCCTCATGGATAGTCTCAGCACGTACCTCAGACAGAGCAATCCCCCCGATCTTGCCAGTCTGGATATACTCCCTGTCGATGACGCCAAAAGTGACATCCAGCGGGACGTTCGGATCGCGGCGCCCGAACTCGAAGATGTCGATCTTCTTGCGCCCCTTGAGCTGCGCGATGCAGGTGTCTAGCGTGCGCCGCGTGTTCTCGGGCGAGGCGTCCAGCTGGTGTGTTTCGGGGTTGATGCCTCCCTTGATGCCGAGGACGACTTTTTC
This genomic interval from Aspergillus puulaauensis MK2 DNA, chromosome 7, nearly complete sequence contains the following:
- the PLR1_6 gene encoding aldo/keto reductase family protein (COG:C;~EggNog:ENOG410PHVT;~InterPro:IPR023210,IPR036812;~PFAM:PF00248), whose protein sequence is MPDLVNKQVGPIGLGLMGLTWRATPPPQEQAFATLRAAIANGCYCWNGAEFYGTAEYNSLVLLERYFEKYPADAEKVVLGIKGGINPETHQLDASPENTRRTLDTCIAQLKGRKKIDIFEFGRRDPNVPLDVTFGVIDREYIQTGKIGGIALSEVRAETIHEAVKYTKIVAVEAELSLFTRDILDNGVAGACAQYGIPIVAYSPMGRGMLTGKLKRYSDLAEDSLLLQFGFPRFQRGNFEENIRLVDMLKEIAARKGCTPAQLAINWTIALARRLGTTIIPIPGASTAERVLENSRLVEVSDEELGQIDAILKDFTPAGGRYPPIIQVDT